The following are encoded in a window of Anopheles stephensi strain Indian chromosome X, UCI_ANSTEP_V1.0, whole genome shotgun sequence genomic DNA:
- the LOC118503911 gene encoding coactosin-like protein, which yields MSDPVEVEQMSETKPRKMALPTSLDKDAIREAYEEVRSNLSDHEWAVFKFDGLKIVCSAKGQGFEEFCGEFHDDERAFGYIRIQMGDEMSKRSKFLFLTWIGPEVGVMQRAKMSTDKSIIKDVINNFAVELQVETSVDLDLEMFKAHLNKAGGANYGTGVREL from the exons ATGGCATTACCAACCTCCCTCGATAAGGATGCGATTCGTGAGGCGTACGAGGAGGTACGCTCGAACCTGAGCGATCACGAATGGGCCGTGTTTAAGTTCGACGGCCTAAAGATCGTTTGCTCGGCGAAGGGCCAAGGGTTCGAGGAGTTTTGCGGCGAGTTTCACGACGATGAGCGCGCGTTCGGCTACATCCGGATACAGATGGGCGACGAAATGTCGAAGCGAAGCAAGTTTCTGTTCCTGACCTGGATCGGACCGGAAGTCGGTGTGATGCAGCGCGCCAAAATGTCCACCGACAAGTCGATCATCAAGGATGTGATCAAT AACTTTGCCGTCGAGCTGCAGGTGGAAACGAGCGTCGATCTGGATCTGGAGATGTTTAAGGCGCATCTGAACAAAGCGGGCGGCGCTAACTATGGGACTGGTGTGCGGGAGCTGTAA